GGTGTCGGTCGGTAGCAAACTTGGCATGGATTTGAGGAACTACGCCAACTTGGTTAGGGATTCTTTCGTTAAATCAGGTATTAATGACGTTCAAGCATGAATTTTCTATCTGTAAACATTAGAGGTCTGGGGGGTGACGTCAAGTCTAGATGGATTTCTAAGTTAAGGAAAGATCACGGTATTAGTTTTCTGGCTATTCAAGAATCCAAATAAGGAAATGCCTCTCGTGCTTTGGCTAGTAAATATTGGGGTAACGGGTCCTTTGGGATGGAGGCGGTGGATTCCTCTGGTCTTTCTGGGGGTTTGTTATGTCTCTGGGATGACAGCCTGTTCCAGGTTTCGGAGGTGTCTAAAAACAGAAATTTCATCTTCTTGAGGGGTAGTGTTAGTGGGTGCAATTCGGTGATGAATGTTCTGAATGTTTATGCCCCCCAAGGTTCCCAGGATAAAAAGAATTTATGGGAGGTTTTGCACCAGATTATCTCTTCTCACGATGGATATtgggtggtggggggggggggacttTAATGCTGTGCGGTTTAGGGAAGAAAGGAGAAACTGCTCGTTTAAGCCGACGTGTGCCAGTAACTTTAATTCGTTTATCTTCGATTCTGGTTTGTTGGAATTTAACATGAAAGGTAGGACGTTCACTTGGCATTCAGAGAATGGGAGGAAAGCTAGCAAGATTGACAGGTTTCTAGTGAACTCGGAGTTCTTCAATGCTTGGCCGGAAGCATGTTTTAAGGCTCTTCCTTGTAGGTGGACGGACCATTGCCCCATAATTCTATCTACGAAGCCGATTAATTTCGGTGCTCGGCCTTTCCGGATATTTAATTCGTGGTTGCATAAAGAAGGTTTCAAGGAAGTTGTAGAGAATGCTTGTTCTGAGTTTGTTGATTTAGGTTGGTCTCCGGACGTGTTTTTGGTTAAGAAGCTCAGTTTCATTCGCGGGAAAATTAGAGTCTGGAGAGATCTTATGTTAAAAAAAGAAGGGGATAGAGTTGGTTCCGCCGTTGAGGAAATTGAAGAGCTTGAAGTAGCTTTGGAGACTAGGGGCTTATCGGAGGAGGAGGAGTGGATTTTAGCTGAAAATAGAAGAATTTTAGATGAGGCTGAACTAGCCAAAAGTATGGATCTCAAACAACGATCTCGGGTTAGGTGGGCAAAAGATGGGGACGAGAACTCTAAATTCTTCCACTCTCAAATTAATTCAAGGAAAGCTAGCAACGTTATTCATGGGCTTTATATTGGAGGGTCGTGGGTGTCCAAACCGTCATTAGTCAAGAAGGAGGTGTTCAACTTCTTTAAAGCTAAATTAACGGAGGAATTTGAGGATAGGCCGGGTCTTGTTTGTCCTAACTTAAAGAGGATCTCGGATGACGATGTTAGTTGGTTAGAGGCCCGCTTTTCCATGGAGGAAATCAAGTCAGCAGTTTTTGAATGCGGGAACGATCGTGCTCCTGGTCCTGACGGTTTCAATTtcaggtttttcaaatttttttggGAGATTTTCAAGGAAGACTTCGGGAGACTGATGTCATTTTTTTGGGATACGGGGAAGATAAATGAGGGGTGTGGCTCTTCCTTTATCGCCCTTATTCCTAAAAAAAGGGATCCGGTGGGGCTTTGTGACTATCGGCCCATTAGCTTGGTTGGGGTGGTGAATAAAGTTGTCTCCAAAGTTCTCGCTAACAGGCTAAAGAAGGTGTTGGGATCGGTAATCTCTGATTCCCAGTCGGCTTTTCTGAGAGGTAGAAATATTCTTGACGGGGCTTTAATCATTAATGAGGTGTGTTCTTGGTTGAAGAAGTGTAAGAAAAAGGCGCTCCTTTTCAAAATAGATTTCGAGAAAGCATACGACAACATCCATTGGAGTTTCGTTGTGGATGTGCTTCGTCAGATGGGGTTTGGGTCGAAGTGGTGCAACTGGATTATGGGAGTATTATCGTCGGCTCGTGCGTCGGTTCTCGTCAACGGTGCCCCTACTTTCGAATTCAAATGTTCCAAGGGTATGAGGCAAGGGGACCCCATTTCTCCGTTTCTGTTCGTCATTGTCATGGAGGCTTTATCGGGTATGATTCGTAAAGCCGTTGAGGTCGGATTGTTTTCTGGGATTAAGCTCCCTTTCGATGGTCCGTGTCTCTCTCATTTGTTTTTTGCGGATGATGCTCTTATTATCGGTGAATGGTCGCAAGAGAACGCGTTCAACATTATTAGGATATTGAGATGTTTCTATGCTTGCTCGGGGTTGAGAATTAATTTGGGTAAATCCAATCTAGTGGGGATCGGGGTGTGCGATGCGGAGTTGAAGGCTTTGGCGGATGTGGTGTGTTGCTCCTCGGATTCTCTCCCTTTTAAGTATCTCGGGCTTAAAGTGGGGGCGAATATGAACCGTATCGTCAATTGGAGGCCGGTTTATGACATTTTCGAGGCTAGGCTCGCTCTTTGGAAATCCGCTTTGTTGTCTTTTGGTGGGAGAGTTACGCTTATCCGATCGGTGCTCGAGAGCCTCCCGTCTTATTACTTCTCTCTTTATAAGGCCCCGGTTAAGGTATTATCGGATCTGGAAAAGATTATCAAGAAATTTCTTTGGGGTGGGTCGGGCGAGGCAAATAAAATTCACTGGGTAGCATGGGATCGGGTGGCGACCCCGAAAAAAGTAGGAGGATTGGGCATTTGTAAATTGTCTCTAATTAACGTTTCGTTGTTAAGTAAATGGGGATGGAGGTACAAGAATGAAAATATGAGTTTGTGGGTAAAGACGGTGGATGCTATTCATTCTAGTGGTACGAACTGGTCTTTTCTTCCGGTTAAAAAGGCGTTCACGGGAGTTTGGCATAGTATTGCAACAACGTTCAGCAAGGTTATTCCGGGCAACCGGTGCCTATCCAGTTTCTTTCGGGGGGTGGTGGGAAGTGGAGATCGCATTCTCTTCTGGCACGACCCTTGGTTGTCCGAAGTTCCTCTTTGTATCATTTATCCGAATCTGTTTTCGCTTGAGGTTGTGAAAGACTGTAAGGTGAAGGATAGGGTTAATGGGGTTTGGCTTTGGAAGCATGATCCGGAGCCGGGAGTCGAGTTGACGGAGCTTAATTCCCTCCTTTCGGCTCTGTCTTCTGTCTCGTTGAATGGCTCAGCAGATTGCTGGAAGTGGATGGGGAATCGCTCGGGTCTTTTTTCAGTCGGGGCGGTCAAGAAGGCCTTGTCGGGTTCTTATGTGGCCGATAATCTTTTTGTGCTGGACTGGTGCAAATGGGTTCCAGGGAAGTGTAATCTGTTCGTTTGGAGAGCCGAAATGGATAGGATCCCTTCAGCGGATAATTTAGCTAGAAGGGGGGTTCCCGTAGGGGATGGTTTATGCCCTTTGTGCAAGGACGTGGCTGAATCGGTGGAGCACCTTTTCACCTCTTGCTTATTTTCTGTGGTTTTGTGGCAGAAGATTAGTCAGTGGTGCCGGATTCCTCCGATTTTTGCCTTTTCTTTCAGAGATTTGCTCGAGATCCATAAAGCGGATCATGTCGATGCTGCTAAGAGGTCGGTTATTCAGGGAATTATCATCGTCTCGTGTTGGTGTTTATGGCAAGCCAGAAATAAAGTCGTCTTCTCGGATGTTGAAGCCGTAGTGGAAAAGGTGTTTAGCGAAGTCAAATCGTTGGGTTTTTTTATGGTATAGGCATAGGTCGAAAAACAATCATATCTCATGGTTGGAGTGGTGTAATTTTTCTTTGTTGTAAGCCTTTGTTTGGGTCCCCGCTCGGTTTTCGGGCTTGGGGTGTTGTTCTAATGAagttttcctttcaaaaaaaaaagttaacttCAAAAGTATACAAACAAATTCCATGGAGAATATGTATGTATCTTGGACAAAGAATCATGTAGCTAAAAAGGTCATAATTGACATTAAATAAAGATAGAGGACTAGAAAAGCAGTTTGGGCCAAAAGTAACACTTCTTTTACAGAGAGGCAACAGAGAATAACCCAACCCCTCAATCAGTTTTAAGTCAAACTCAAATCCCTAATCTGAACCTAAGGAATATGAATCTAGGTCTGGCACAATCTGCAGTTTGTGGCATTTACCCACCTCATTTCTCTTGTCCATGTGGGTGGGTACTTAGGTAAAGTCTTGTCATTCAACACTAATCAAGAAAAAGAACAAAACCAAATCTTGTTCAAGATTACTGTTGGTTTCCCTGTGTTTATTAATTTATTGGTTTATTTTATGTCAAGAATCTTTGTTGGAGATGAAAGATTGGAAAAAGGTTGAAACTTGATGTTATTTATATGGTTAAAAGTTTgtgaaaaaatatataatataatttttttagttATAGAGATACCCCTGTGTTTATTAGTTTATTTCATGTCAAGAATCTTGTTGGAGATGAAAGATTGGAAAAAAGTTGTAACTTGATGTTATTTATATGGTtagaatttataaaaaaaataatatttttttttgtaccTATGGAGGATACCCTTGTGTTTGTTTATTAGTGAAAGATTGAAAAgttattttttttctctttttgtcttttttttttaacgCTCAAGGAATAAAAGCCCAGCGACCTAGGGTAACCTAAGGACAAAAGACGACCCCATACGTCCGTAATCACAGACAGTGTTGGGTAGCCCAAGCTTACAATCTTTAGTTTGGAGAAAACCCGTCACCCGAATACCTGGTTAGGATCAGATTCGAACTTGAGACTTGTGAAGCTAAAACATATTTGCTAGAAAAAACATATTTATATGGCtaaaatttataaaatatattagggAGGACAGTGGACACCCATGTGTTTATTAGTTTATTGATTTATTTCATGTCAAGAAACTTGTTGAAGATGCAAGACTGAAAAAAGCTTGTAAATTTATGTTGTTTACATggttaaaatttataaaaattatattttttttttttacttatggaGGGAGGCAGGCAGGGTCAGAACTCAGAAATCACCATCATTATCTCTGTTTTTTTTAACCTGTTGGGAATAGGAATAAGCCTGTAAAGCCACTTTTGGTGTGGAACGTACCCTTGTTTGTTCTAAATAGTATAacataaaaacaaattaaatagtATATATTGTCTTTTTCATTTCTTTCTTTCAACTGCTTAGTATATATTGTCTTTTTCATTTTTGGTTCGGGCCGGAAGGCAACCCGGTTTTATCCAGCTGTTACCCCAGCGAGTCTCTTGTGTGAGGACAGTATGATTTCTAGGCGGAGATCAGTTTGCGCGGGGGCCGGGGCCCGATCAAACATCGCGTCCTcaagcagtggcggatctaggattccgatcaagcgggaacgttttataaataggcggtaacgaaatcgaaaaaacgtcaaatttttccaaaatttacactaaaaacgtaaaaaattttcCGACCGAGCGGTAGCGGAGGCTCCCCCTTGATCAATGGTAGATCCGCCCCTGTCCTCAAGAGCGGGGCTAACGGGAGATTGTCTTTGATAAGCTCTCGGTGACCTGTGGTCAGTATATAGAAAGTCACCttccgaaaaaaaaaaaaaaaaaaaaaaaactgcttaataatctatctatctatctatatgtattttttacaaaccaacaaaagagGGACCAAAAGCAACTTTTCATAAAAATTCTGAGACCAAATGTACAGAAAAAATTTCATTCATCTcaattcacacacacacacactctcaccATTTTCAGGCCTGCAAAATGACCAATAAAGCTTGCACCTTATAATCATTATAAAAAACAAAGCATGCACACCATTTGTTTGTTTAAATTCCCCActgaatattttttttaacattttcattcaTACCCTTCAgttcacccccccccccccctccactAAATTTATTGCTTCTAGTTTTTCATCTCACTAAATCACAATGGCTGCTGTAATGCTTCTGCTGGTTGTACTGTGTGCTTTCATGGTGGTAAATGAAGCTTCATTGGCTGAATCTGACAAGATTTTGAAGTTACCTGGACAACCAACTGTTGAATTTCAACAATTTTCTGGTTATGTGACTGTAGATGCAAAGAAAAACAGAGCACTTTTCTACTATTTTGTGGAAGCTGAAGTTGATCCAGTTTCAAAGCCATTGGTTCTTTGGTTAAATGGAGGTAAGAAAacaagaaaactaaaaaaaaaaaaaagaaaaagaaatgaaaCCCTGTTCAAGAATGATGAAAAAAGCTTAgatttttatgaaaaatatgtttACTTTTTATAAAGATTACATTTTTATGCAAGAAAAAGAAATGAAACCCTGTTCAAGAATGATGAAAAAAGCTTAgatttttatgaaaaatatgtttACTTTTTATAAAGTTTACATTTTTATGCAAGGTTCTTTGGTTGAATGGAGGtaagaaaacaagaaaataaGAAAAAGAAATGAGACCCTGTTCAAGAATGATGAAAAAAGCtttgatttttatgaaaaaaatgtttacttttttataaagtttacatttttaagCAAATTAGTTCTCAATTATATTGTAGGCCCTGGATGTTCATCACTTGGTGTAGGAGCATTTTCTGAAAATGGGCCTTTTAGACCAAATGGTCAGGGGTTGATAAGAAATGAGTATAGCTGGAATACAGGTAAAGCAGTTATATTTATGAAATTCATGATACCCTTTTCAAGATTATTATTAATGAATTTGATAGAATTACTTacatgtcttttttttttttttttttttttttttttttggaaaatttcAGAGGCAAATATGTTGTATTTAGAGACACCAGTAGGAGTAGGGTTCTCTTATGATGCATCAAACTCATCTGCTTATGAGGTTGTAACTGATGCAATAACAGGTATTTCAGTTGCTTCTTCTACTTTCTATAGAAGTATTAGTTTAGTTATGTTCTTTAATCTTTATGCcttaaaaaggtttttgatgaaAAGAAGTAGCCCTTTTTTAGGACCATAAAAAGGTGATCTTTttaatgtttataccttcaaaagAACATTAAAAAGTTGTTCTCTTCATTTTCTTGCTATCTATAGATATGCAGAAAAAAAGGgttcttattcttcttcttctttttattctttttgctttttgtaatttttttttttttttttttttgaaatttaaaGCTAGGGACAATCTTGTGTTCTTGCATAAATGGTTCTTGAAGTTTCCTCAATATCAGCAGAGGGATCTGTTCATTACAGGAGAAAGTTATGCAGGTAATCATTACATGATTTTAAgtatttttaacacaaaaatatatattaattaatttcTTGAATTTTTCATTGGAAAAttcagttttttatttttttttaatttttttcttatttaatgCCAGGCCATTATATACCACAACTAGCAGAACTTATGGTTAAATTCAACAAAAAGCAGAAGATCTTCAATTTAAAAGGAATTGCTGTAAGTGTGTTTCAAAATGAATTCTAATAATtcttgtatttttttattattattttattattttttttccaaatcagACAATTCTGTAGAACAGAAAGAACAAAAAGGACATAATTTTCTTTATTCCATTAAAATGAAAGGTTTGccttttttaatttataaatattGCTCAATTTGTACTTCAAACTTTACAGAATTAATCAGCCAAATtaaattttgtaacaaaatattTGACTTTATAAAGTCAAATTGACTTTATTTTTCTGTGTTAATGTCAAAATGCAGCTAAGAAATCCAGTTTTGGAGTATGATCAGGATACTCATGTTAATTATACAACCACTAAGTACTGAGGTTGACTTTACAAAGTCAACTCATTCTAATGCATGTTTTATTTTTCTGTCTTGATGTCAAAATGCAGTTAGGAAATCCAGTTTTGGAGTATGCAACTGATTTAAACTCGCGGGCCGAGTTTTTTTGGTCTCATGGTCTTATATCGGATTCGACATACAAATTGTTCACTTCTGCGTGTAATTATTCGcgctatgtgagtgaatattataGAGATTCGGTCTCTCCAATATGCGCGAAAGTTTATAGTGAAGTAAGCCGCGAAACCAGTAGATTCGTGGATAAATACGATGTCACTCTTGATGTTTGTATTCCGTCGGTACTCTCACAGTCCAAGATCATTGTTCCTCAGGTAGATATTGTTTTTACCAACACATTGTATATCATTAACACAATTAAAAAACttcttttttttcataaaaaaacttttttttttcataaaaaaacttttttttttcataaagacttttttttttcataaagacttttttttttcataaaaagacttttttttttcataaaaagacttctttttataaaaaaaaacttcttttttttcataaaaaactttttttttttcataaaaaaacttttttttccaTATAGAGCATTATAAAAGTCTTGATGTTATGTTGTGTTTGCAGCAAGTAACCGAGAGGGTCGATGTTTGTGTGGAAGATGAAACCGTTAACTACCTTAACCGACGCGATGTCCGTAGAGCGCTGCATGCGCGTTTGGTTGGAGTACGGAAATGGGATGTTTGTAGCAAGTAAGTTTCCGTATATCACTTTGCAGACCCGTTTCACTTATAGATATCTCATTCTATACCTATTATTAAACTTTTTGACCCGTAAACAGCATCCTAGACTATGAACTGCTCAACATCGAGATACCTACAATCAACATTGTGGGATCACTTATCAAAGAAGGGATTCGCGTTTTGGTTTATAGGTAAACATGCATGTTCTTGATTTGTTAAAATTTTTATGATCCGAGTATGCATTATTATTTATTGATATTTGAGAAAGTTTAAAATACAAAAGTCTCTTAACGTACGCGACCACCcgataacgtgcgtaattatgcatataacatgcgtaattagggTTGAAACAACCCATGCGTAATTTTGAGTTTAACATGTGTAATTTTCATGTTTGGTGGCATGCGGGTTTTGAATTTTGTATAACACGCGTAATTATGCATTATAATGTGCGTAGTTATGCAAATAACGTGCATAAATAGGGTTTAACCCAACCCATGCGTTATGATACAATAACGTTCGTAATTATGTCAAGTTAATTATTATTGTGCCACCGCGTTCAATTGAAGGCCTAGGGTAGGTCAGATGTACGGGTGAGATGCTCGCGTACGCTTCGCATGCAGAGGCGGAGGATAGTGGGTgctcgggggtgcacccgcccaccccaatatttcggttagaagtgtacaagttccgatttttcgtccgaaaattttaaaattatataggatcgcccccTAGATTATTTTTCTTAAGTTGTATAttctaaatatttataaactttgtacataaatgatgggtagtttgataaatatacactttgttttatttggaactattattatttgacccgattTGAATCGAATAGCCAACCCAACCAGAaccgaaacataacgataggaaaaaagtTTTTTGGGTCCCATtactttacgccccctcgaaacttttggtcaagctccgccactgttCGCATGATAAGGTGGTCTTGTACGTTAACTGGCCTCATTGATTATTTGTCTGAAATTTGTTTTCTTGATTTAATCTAGTGGCGATCAGGATTCAGTAATCCCGTTAATGGGAAGCCGAGCTTTAGTCAATCAACTTGCAACCGAACTAGGACTCAAAACAACGGTACCATACCGCGCGTGGTTCGAGGGGCAACAGGTAAGAAACAGATGGTTTTCATAGCGCGTATATAAACCGTATGCGATTAACATGAACAAAGAATATACATTTGTATTGAACAACGGATGAATATATGGTAATATATCTATCAGGTTGGAGGGTGGACTCAAGTGTATGGGAACATATTCTCGTTTGCAACGGTACGAGGTGCGTCGCATGAAGCGCCATTCTCGCAACCACAGAGATCGTTGGTGTTGTTTCGGTCGTTTCTAAAGGGAAATCCGCTACCCGAAACGTTTTGACAGTGGATAATATGAATAAAGTTATAATCTTGATTTGGCATTGTAAGTAAATTTTGTCATGATAATGGTAATCTGTAAGTGAGTtaacctcttttttttttttttctttttattatttttttgactTGGAAATGTTGTGGAAATTGAAATAACATTTGCAAGATTGCTTGAATGTTACCATGTTTTGGTTGTGTAGACTGTAGATTAAATCTTTTTTGTTAATTTTAACGTCAAAATGGCGGTATAGACCGCGTGTTAAATGGCGGTGGGCGGTGGATCGTGtattaaaaaccggtttttaatcGTACCGGTTGACCTTAGAAACGGTTCAACCGGTTGTATCAGACTATCCAGACGGTTCAACAGGTTGACTAGTTAATCTTATAACTCCATAAAAATACAATTCTAactcaaaaaataatccaaaCTACGTGATTCCATAAATAAAAATCATTTATTTATCTGAGTCTTGTTATATAAAAGTCTACAAGAGATTTATGACATTGGAATGTTGAATGCATCAGGTTTCCGATCGAACAAAAACCAGTGTTGTAAAAGTTGGATTCCAAGACTgagtactcggcgagtactcggtTCTCGGAACCaaccagtgttgtaaaagtcggattCCAAGACTgagtactcggcgagtactcggtTCTCGGAACCCTCTGaggcgacttcctcctaggcggACTCAATTAGTCGGCCTCGGTCAAACTCGGCGCCTAGTCGGAAAgagtcggcctagtcggtctaggcggtcaacatggtttgttgacttttaattAGTCAAAATCTGTCTACTCGGCCTTGTACCTGGACTACtcggacttgtattcagaatatttgaactttaaacatgtttcattttaaattatactcagttgatatgaattatgcttattttaacatatgtataatatataacaattaattttctttatagttaccatgtccgcgtactccccgagtactccgATTACTTCCAACTCTCCAGTCGGCCGACTAGAGACCGCTTAGCAACTTTTACAACACTGACAAAAACTATGTGAGTCTTATTATCAACTCAAAATTTTGCCATTGGATTAAACCGGTAGCCCGGCACGGACAGTTATTATCAGATATACTGGCAGTTTGAAGACTATCAGAACCATATTTTTACCGGGCTCAACCGTACTAGAACAATAAACGGTAGACGGTTCAACTGGTATTACCGGCCGGTACGAaccggtatttaaaacattgaGTGGCGGTTCGAGGTGGTGGCCACCTGacaacggtggtggtggtggttgtgttaAGGAGGGGATGATATATTTTAGAGAGAGAGTAAACGAATGtgaagagagagaaagtagaTCGGTTTCAATGTTAAAGAAAGGGTATGGCGTACAAGCAACGTTATGGGCCGCGATAAccgatttttaaataaaatatgttTTACACTTTACTACCCTAAAGTAGTTTTGTATTCCATTTGTAACCCTGAAGTTGCTAAGTTTGAAAGATTTGCATGAATTATAGATTAGGGGTGAATAAAATCACAAGCATCTTTGTCATAACCTTAGGTTTGGAAAAATAATCGAAAAAAAATACTTGAGCTATATAATATCCGGTCTCTAATACCGACTAATATTATTTGTTA
This is a stretch of genomic DNA from Helianthus annuus cultivar XRQ/B chromosome 16, HanXRQr2.0-SUNRISE, whole genome shotgun sequence. It encodes these proteins:
- the LOC110915722 gene encoding serine carboxypeptidase-like 45; this translates as MAAVMLLLVVLCAFMVVNEASLAESDKILKLPGQPTVEFQQFSGYVTVDAKKNRALFYYFVEAEVDPVSKPLVLWLNGGPGCSSLGVGAFSENGPFRPNGQGLIRNEYSWNTEANMLYLETPVGVGFSYDASNSSAYEVVTDAITARDNLVFLHKWFLKFPQYQQRDLFITGESYAGHYIPQLAELMVKFNKKQKIFNLKGIALGNPVLEYATDLNSRAEFFWSHGLISDSTYKLFTSACNYSRYVSEYYRDSVSPICAKVYSEVSRETSRFVDKYDVTLDVCIPSVLSQSKIIVPQQVTERVDVCVEDETVNYLNRRDVRRALHARLVGVRKWDVCSNILDYELLNIEIPTINIVGSLIKEGIRVLVYSGDQDSVIPLMGSRALVNQLATELGLKTTVPYRAWFEGQQVGGWTQVYGNIFSFATVRGASHEAPFSQPQRSLVLFRSFLKGNPLPETF